In Aliiglaciecola sp. LCG003, a genomic segment contains:
- the trxC gene encoding thioredoxin TrxC codes for MHIVCPDCFATNRIPDNKNHLEGRCGKCQSLMHTQQPAQLDNESFFKYIGKNDLPVLVDFWASWCGPCHMMAPVFSSLASVTTNILFAKLDTEANQQVAAEAGIRSLPTLVMFYMGKEQDRISGALSEAQLKQWIVQTIQKIS; via the coding sequence ATGCATATTGTTTGCCCAGATTGCTTTGCGACTAATCGTATCCCAGACAATAAAAATCACCTGGAAGGTCGATGTGGAAAATGCCAATCACTAATGCATACTCAGCAACCGGCCCAGTTAGATAATGAAAGCTTCTTCAAATACATTGGAAAAAATGACCTACCTGTTTTAGTCGATTTTTGGGCATCCTGGTGCGGCCCATGTCACATGATGGCACCGGTATTTTCTAGTCTTGCATCAGTGACAACCAATATTCTTTTTGCAAAACTCGATACTGAAGCAAATCAGCAAGTAGCGGCCGAGGCAGGGATTAGAAGCCTACCAACATTAGTAATGTTTTATATGGGTAAAGAACAAGATCGTATATCTGGTGCGTTAAGCGAAGCCCAACTGAAGCAATGGATAGTTCAAACCATCCAGAAGATAAGTTGA